The candidate division TA06 bacterium genome has a window encoding:
- a CDS encoding S8 family serine peptidase — protein sequence MARKTSLLTTAIIALAGLALLVAFGLNEVTAYKADIKGQPQQATVISAVTNAPAVKKAANIPDQAVWAGQAKISVPVEAKVSPKISFSNGYQIDAIAGEPKLPEDLKYGQPKADETTYYIVQFNGPIQESWRKDLEAEGAEIMFYLPDYAFVVRMKESTRAKLVNTKGNISYTGLFQPAYKISDRAQARASNAKGGTFRATILVFSPEDIDVTVSQVEAIVGHKIFMKSSVEWAPGKWNKKIFVDVTKDQMTSLANAKGIYWIEPMNKFKTQNYNSQPCMQSGVIPGAYRGIWARGILGQGQIVQDLDTGIRESQNFFDDNARHYTTWYWDTNHRKVVGNRPGAWAYETGGDWYHGSMSKFGDEALNSYHGSHTAGSIAGDDSSEGGTYGMDGIARMARLLFIDGGGDSGSVYGTADCNIVGSWGWDSTVANGVPRAYISSNSWGDSSVNGAYDGSAMECDMFTWSHQDFLFIISDGNDGGVAAPGYKCGSPATNKNGMAIAALAAAGANGVGGANTKASFSSWGSHTDGRINPFVSAPGTAILSADGAVDNGTLSMQGTSMACPITAGTTALVRQYFTEGWYPTGTKVAADAFIPSGALMKAVVAISADSTTASHGSFTLDSLFGWGRPNLDTALFFSGDQVKMLLQDNRVGVSTGEAMEYQVAIPAGATNLKISLAWSDYPGSTTATYAIVNNLDLDAYEPTGATTPRRFRGNRFQTYATAAKQSDSLATTNDFVNVMEGIKVKAPKTGTWKIRVTGTNVVMGPQPFAIVVTYRTPLAAATGKVYLNKPVYVIPSAAGSIDTLKIEVDDFDKTGNCTVFVWSKRSEPKQGTSYPETLICALVGTGLYRTTVPLVNGNMTLNNDQLTCDQNDTIYVVYNDVTPTPDYPDTAKAVTDADMMTITNVSATDMVPPVGTQKKILWTTSRNATNKVYYGLTTALGSVASADTPLVVDHQFPITGLVQNQVYYYDVESKDARGVTVRDDNGGRHYAFSTGSGSGQSDVLVIVWDDDGYANSFVHGPYLTDALNKGGWTYDWWSTQLQGIVTTTQLKKYKAVYIQVAQDGPTGGNYPAFRSPQRDTLILYHNAGARFAVVGNDLGWDTYANATTVKLAAERQADTIFCRNYLHFTYKGDIASANTLLTDQVFGMTGDPISGSYTAGVSHSSWRTGAAGDSIVTSVGLPGYTGAAGTGSAVWHFESAYDSAATKWESAATMGTLGNGVWGGRTTRTIMNAFEITQLDTVNPASATRVDILNKMFIWLIGHDHPYDTIQTPVAGTTYTTSPISIAWRSYAKGGATIDTTWVEYSSNGGASWNTLVKGTSVTSPYSWDITTRENGVQYQVRVRVQDTGIYPAMSGSDTVGNFTLSRVGGDFTGPIIKPGTIRFSRNPVGNTSGWVLNVAAMASDSTTGLSNIQAVRCSVVASGVTYANVLMSATDGSFNAIQEAVNTNISTLGWPAGTYTVYVRAQDASPSKSKSANNWGVLSSATVLQVVDLLPPDGGAVTLSMFTASTGKPGVVLYWQTASEDNSYKWIIERCPTPDGNYEVVADNIEAAGNSNQAKEYTYTDLSAQPNQGYYYMLVQVDNDGSTTKYGPMSAKAGGLPAPEFFALQEARPNPFGGKVALSYQVPERSQVSLKIYNIAGQVVRTLTEGVKEAGYYQISWNGTGDNSKALSNGIYIYRLTATTASGQQHQMARKVTLLK from the coding sequence ATGGCACGGAAAACCAGTCTGCTGACCACGGCAATAATTGCTTTGGCCGGCTTGGCTCTATTGGTGGCTTTTGGCCTGAACGAAGTGACCGCTTACAAGGCGGACATCAAAGGACAGCCCCAGCAGGCAACTGTCATCAGCGCGGTTACTAATGCACCGGCGGTAAAAAAGGCAGCTAATATTCCAGACCAGGCCGTCTGGGCCGGGCAAGCCAAGATCAGCGTGCCGGTGGAAGCGAAGGTTTCCCCCAAGATATCATTTTCCAACGGTTACCAAATTGACGCCATAGCCGGCGAGCCCAAACTGCCGGAAGATCTGAAATACGGCCAGCCCAAGGCCGATGAAACCACCTATTATATAGTACAGTTCAACGGACCCATCCAGGAATCCTGGCGCAAGGATCTGGAAGCCGAAGGCGCCGAGATCATGTTCTATCTGCCGGATTACGCCTTTGTGGTGCGGATGAAAGAATCCACCAGGGCCAAGCTGGTCAACACCAAGGGCAATATCAGCTATACCGGGCTATTCCAGCCGGCCTACAAGATCTCCGACCGGGCCCAGGCCCGCGCTTCTAACGCCAAGGGCGGGACCTTCAGGGCCACCATACTGGTGTTCAGCCCCGAAGATATTGACGTCACGGTAAGCCAGGTGGAAGCCATTGTGGGCCACAAGATATTCATGAAATCTTCTGTGGAATGGGCTCCCGGCAAATGGAACAAGAAGATCTTCGTTGACGTTACCAAAGACCAGATGACCTCTTTGGCCAACGCCAAGGGCATATATTGGATAGAGCCCATGAACAAGTTCAAGACCCAGAATTACAACAGCCAACCGTGCATGCAATCGGGCGTAATCCCCGGAGCATACCGTGGCATTTGGGCCAGGGGAATACTGGGCCAGGGCCAGATAGTACAGGACCTGGACACCGGCATCCGCGAGAGCCAGAACTTTTTTGACGATAACGCCAGGCATTACACCACTTGGTATTGGGACACCAACCACCGCAAAGTGGTGGGCAACCGGCCCGGAGCCTGGGCATATGAAACCGGAGGGGACTGGTACCACGGTTCCATGTCCAAGTTCGGCGACGAAGCGCTCAATAGCTATCACGGCAGCCATACCGCCGGCAGTATTGCCGGAGACGACTCCTCCGAGGGCGGCACTTACGGTATGGACGGTATCGCCCGGATGGCCAGACTGCTGTTCATTGACGGCGGCGGCGACTCCGGATCGGTCTACGGCACCGCCGATTGCAACATAGTCGGCTCCTGGGGCTGGGACAGCACCGTGGCCAACGGCGTTCCCCGGGCCTACATCTCCTCCAACTCCTGGGGCGATTCCTCGGTCAACGGGGCATACGACGGCAGCGCCATGGAGTGCGACATGTTCACCTGGAGCCACCAGGACTTCCTGTTCATCATCTCCGATGGCAATGACGGCGGTGTGGCCGCCCCCGGATACAAGTGCGGATCGCCGGCCACCAACAAGAACGGCATGGCCATAGCCGCTTTGGCAGCCGCCGGTGCCAATGGAGTAGGCGGTGCCAACACCAAGGCCTCGTTCTCGTCCTGGGGCAGCCATACGGACGGACGGATCAACCCGTTCGTCTCGGCTCCCGGTACGGCCATTCTCTCAGCTGACGGCGCAGTGGACAACGGGACTCTTTCCATGCAGGGGACATCAATGGCCTGCCCCATCACGGCCGGAACCACTGCTTTGGTGCGACAGTACTTTACCGAGGGCTGGTATCCAACTGGTACCAAGGTGGCGGCCGATGCCTTCATCCCCTCAGGAGCATTAATGAAAGCCGTAGTAGCCATCAGCGCTGACTCCACCACGGCTTCGCACGGAAGCTTTACCCTGGACTCGCTGTTCGGCTGGGGCCGTCCCAACTTAGATACCGCTTTGTTCTTCTCCGGTGACCAGGTCAAGATGCTGCTTCAGGATAACCGGGTAGGCGTCAGCACCGGAGAGGCCATGGAATACCAGGTGGCCATTCCGGCCGGCGCCACCAATTTGAAGATCTCTTTGGCCTGGTCCGATTATCCCGGTTCCACTACGGCCACTTATGCCATAGTGAATAATCTTGACCTGGATGCCTACGAACCAACTGGGGCTACTACCCCACGACGATTTAGGGGCAACCGTTTCCAGACCTATGCTACGGCGGCCAAGCAGTCCGATTCCCTGGCCACAACAAACGACTTCGTGAACGTGATGGAAGGCATCAAGGTCAAGGCCCCCAAGACCGGCACCTGGAAGATCAGGGTCACCGGGACCAACGTAGTGATGGGACCGCAGCCTTTTGCTATAGTGGTCACATACCGCACCCCGTTGGCGGCAGCCACAGGCAAAGTGTATCTGAACAAGCCGGTCTATGTCATTCCGTCAGCGGCCGGTTCCATAGATACCCTGAAGATAGAGGTGGACGATTTTGACAAAACCGGAAACTGTACGGTATTCGTCTGGTCAAAACGTTCCGAGCCCAAACAGGGGACGTCATATCCAGAAACCCTGATCTGCGCCCTGGTGGGAACAGGTCTTTACCGGACCACTGTCCCTCTGGTCAACGGCAATATGACTCTGAACAATGATCAGCTCACCTGTGACCAGAACGATACCATCTATGTGGTGTATAACGATGTCACCCCCACTCCCGATTATCCCGACACGGCCAAGGCGGTGACGGATGCCGACATGATGACCATCACCAATGTCAGCGCTACGGACATGGTCCCGCCGGTGGGCACCCAGAAGAAAATTCTTTGGACCACTTCGCGCAACGCCACTAATAAGGTTTATTACGGCCTGACCACGGCCTTGGGCTCGGTAGCCAGCGCCGACACTCCTTTGGTGGTCGACCACCAGTTCCCGATCACCGGGCTGGTACAGAACCAGGTATACTATTACGACGTGGAATCCAAGGATGCCCGGGGGGTCACCGTCCGCGACGACAACGGCGGCCGCCACTATGCCTTCAGCACCGGCTCGGGCAGCGGCCAGAGCGATGTGCTGGTGATAGTCTGGGACGACGATGGTTATGCCAACTCCTTTGTCCACGGCCCGTACCTGACCGACGCATTGAACAAGGGCGGATGGACTTACGACTGGTGGTCCACTCAATTGCAGGGCATAGTCACCACCACCCAGCTTAAAAAATACAAGGCTGTTTACATCCAGGTGGCCCAGGACGGACCGACCGGCGGAAATTACCCCGCTTTCAGGTCCCCGCAGCGCGACACCCTGATCCTCTATCATAACGCCGGAGCCAGGTTCGCCGTGGTCGGCAACGACCTGGGTTGGGATACCTACGCCAACGCCACCACTGTAAAATTAGCCGCTGAACGGCAGGCCGATACCATTTTCTGCCGCAACTATCTGCACTTTACTTACAAGGGCGATATAGCCTCGGCCAATACCCTTCTTACCGATCAGGTTTTCGGCATGACAGGCGATCCGATTTCCGGCAGTTACACCGCCGGCGTCAGCCACAGCAGCTGGCGCACCGGAGCAGCCGGCGACAGCATTGTGACCTCGGTTGGGCTTCCTGGTTATACCGGGGCCGCCGGAACCGGGAGCGCAGTCTGGCATTTTGAGAGCGCCTACGATTCGGCCGCCACCAAGTGGGAATCAGCCGCCACCATGGGCACCCTGGGCAACGGGGTCTGGGGCGGGCGCACCACTAGGACCATCATGAACGCATTCGAGATCACCCAGCTGGATACTGTCAATCCCGCCAGCGCCACCCGGGTTGACATCCTGAATAAGATGTTCATCTGGCTGATCGGACACGACCACCCATACGACACTATTCAGACACCGGTGGCTGGAACCACCTATACAACCAGCCCCATCAGCATCGCCTGGCGTTCCTACGCCAAGGGCGGCGCCACAATCGACACCACCTGGGTGGAATATTCCAGCAATGGCGGGGCCAGTTGGAATACACTGGTCAAAGGCACCAGCGTAACTTCGCCCTATAGCTGGGACATCACAACCCGCGAGAACGGAGTCCAGTACCAGGTTCGGGTCCGGGTTCAGGATACCGGGATTTACCCGGCCATGTCCGGTTCCGATACCGTGGGCAACTTTACCCTCAGCCGGGTGGGCGGAGACTTCACCGGGCCCATCATCAAACCGGGTACCATCCGCTTTAGTCGCAATCCGGTGGGCAACACCTCAGGTTGGGTGCTTAACGTAGCGGCCATGGCCAGCGATTCCACTACCGGCCTTTCCAACATTCAAGCGGTGCGGTGTTCGGTGGTTGCAAGCGGTGTTACCTATGCCAATGTTCTGATGAGCGCCACAGACGGTTCGTTCAACGCCATCCAGGAAGCCGTCAATACCAATATTTCCACTTTGGGATGGCCGGCTGGAACCTACACGGTTTATGTCCGGGCCCAGGATGCATCTCCTTCCAAATCCAAGTCGGCCAACAACTGGGGAGTATTGTCTTCAGCTACTGTCCTTCAGGTTGTTGATCTGCTTCCGCCTGACGGGGGGGCTGTCACCCTTTCCATGTTCACTGCTTCAACCGGCAAGCCCGGTGTGGTGTTGTACTGGCAGACTGCTTCCGAGGATAATTCATACAAATGGATTATCGAACGCTGCCCGACCCCGGACGGAAATTATGAGGTGGTAGCGGACAATATTGAAGCGGCCGGAAACTCAAATCAAGCCAAGGAATACACCTATACTGACCTGAGCGCTCAGCCCAATCAGGGTTATTACTATATGCTGGTTCAGGTTGATAACGATGGTTCCACCACAAAATATGGACCAATGTCTGCCAAAGCCGGAGGATTACCTGCACCCGAGTTCTTTGCGCTGCAGGAAGCCAGGCCCAATCCATTCGGCGGCAAGGTGGCCTTAAGTTACCAGGTTCCGGAGAGATCCCAGGTTTCTCTCAAGATATACAACATCGCCGGACAGGTGGTCCGCACCTTAACCGAAGGCGTAAAGGAGGCTGGTTATTATCAGATATCCTGGAACGGCACCGGAGATAACAGCAAAGCCCTTTCAAATGGCATTTACATCTACCGGCTGACAGCCACCACGGCTTCCGGCCAGCAGCATCAGATGGCCAGGAAGGTCACCCTGCTGAAATAG
- a CDS encoding carboxypeptidase regulatory-like domain-containing protein — protein MRKILLAISILVVISTAFIPAHAGERAAINAGAIKTELWHNGLMGDTTASLLFPAGLYQGASLLRLGSLWFGGSVDGKQNFGVSCGDITTSGQAVSEWTPDSLGVQVFVPGSRAPLELKLNLTDDDPAANKGINLGITASVKAHQWSYLPVDKLYLLEYSFRNDGAAQIDSAYAGLWHLGNVFKTQAINTENIDYTGYDVNVDPLNGTVRNMLYVAADSVQCQNTFGVSSPYIGFRLLHAVNPNGSPAVLSGACSWRGASNSPQSDASLLDYRSRYFYLSRGKFDAELIPRFNVPKLTIDNTHLRIDGKVLTEVDGVWDVNDTSHIGQNYYIGGIFNASSGIITLGTPKADKLKLVAKEQDSELDTLTVQTQNLPLAQVTGVYDNATGTGTNYYSGGSFVSATGVITLGTPYVKLNTVSHEEDWASDDYTLYAQITPLYQVISVYDNPADTGTEYYAGGTFNESSGQITLGTAYANYGSAPLYVNYKWREASPFLYVDYSYKLNNVVTSYKYYHTKTGVVPTDYTNLTISDPTGLEEVAGVYRQSDTLMSGTDYYIGGSFDKGTGQIMLATPLPDDTADYYLRENYMLDMVGTPNDSFIWLGIGIWPDYDKVVEIVGIYDNSSGTGTDYFAGGSYDPVTDLITLGTPFDGGDMMSPVFITYRYLKLTNALVKYHSNDLGSQNVMLSVGPWNMSPGDSAKAVFAVVAGNSLAELQATSDSALYIWNNPGAAVTTTKGSVSGQVARTLGRGMVENAVVTAYQGPTPIDSGITDGTGRYFVANLEAGAYDSLVATSTGYLQSAILFNADITAGQDTTGLDFVLTSVNAGLSGYVFRSDSSTAVAGALVFLQGVNYDSTFTDIGGYYSFKSVLTSTTDSLLFSAPGCVAEVIANLNLQADSAMAVNKVLHSAGGWLDGRITKSDSLTPVANAIVSVTGPVSASDTTDASGNYSFTGLAAGTYDISITASGYAMQNISGMAVRSDSTTWADASLYQEFSSSGLVWAVKTKMPNWLFGSASCQLGGKVYVFGGRDYGLVKRAAYRYDPSADTLGGTPWAALADMPTARYGLGCAAVGDSIIYVIGGYTQDSIALSTIEAYIPNDNSWVTGLTGMPTPRAFMGVTSIKDSVYAVGGENNLIAGLDTVEIYLSSSNVWVTKKALFGGPAFGRSGAVVTALDSLGVKRIYATGGKKLDGTFLAVNQKYNPVTNTWGTRTALSSSVSYGAGAAVNDSLYLVGGKNGSGYLSGAYSYSPFSNTWLVNNAYHTGIAQASISSQDSMGFWVLGGMTNDGFISDSIYFGYKPGAIEGNVTIFGTPVTGVTVTALKGSQAKNSEQTKADGSYTLAGLEPGNYDVHFFKTGSVDSTIKNIQVKWGRITGGVNGVEGKPIVLEQYGFKLGLAYPNPVNNQTTISYQLPAKSNVELSVYNVLGQKIKVLAQGTQNPGWHSVIWNGRDNGGRKVSSGIYLYRLSSGSGSAVKKLVVIR, from the coding sequence ATGCGGAAAATCCTGTTAGCCATCTCTATTCTGGTCGTAATTTCTACAGCGTTCATTCCGGCTCATGCCGGGGAACGGGCGGCCATCAATGCCGGTGCCATAAAAACAGAGCTTTGGCATAACGGTCTGATGGGGGACACCACCGCCAGCCTTCTATTCCCGGCCGGGCTTTACCAGGGGGCATCCCTGCTACGGCTTGGTAGTTTGTGGTTCGGGGGATCGGTGGATGGAAAACAGAATTTTGGTGTCAGTTGCGGGGATATTACAACCTCGGGGCAGGCCGTTAGCGAATGGACTCCGGACAGCCTGGGGGTTCAGGTTTTCGTGCCAGGTTCCAGGGCTCCATTGGAGCTTAAGCTGAACCTGACCGATGACGATCCGGCGGCAAATAAGGGCATCAACCTAGGGATAACCGCCTCGGTAAAGGCCCATCAGTGGAGCTATCTGCCGGTTGATAAGCTCTACCTGCTGGAATACTCATTCAGGAATGATGGTGCTGCTCAGATAGACAGCGCCTATGCCGGATTGTGGCATCTGGGCAATGTTTTTAAAACCCAGGCTATCAATACTGAGAACATTGACTATACCGGTTATGATGTTAACGTGGACCCGCTTAATGGAACCGTCCGCAATATGCTTTATGTGGCAGCCGATTCGGTGCAGTGTCAGAATACATTTGGAGTAAGCTCTCCTTATATTGGTTTCCGGTTATTGCATGCAGTTAATCCGAACGGCAGTCCTGCGGTTTTAAGCGGTGCCTGCTCCTGGCGAGGCGCTTCGAACTCTCCCCAGAGCGATGCCTCATTGCTGGATTACCGTAGCCGCTATTTCTACCTTTCCCGGGGAAAATTTGATGCCGAGTTGATTCCCCGGTTCAATGTCCCCAAACTTACAATAGATAACACTCACCTTAGAATTGACGGCAAGGTGTTGACTGAAGTGGACGGAGTTTGGGATGTAAATGACACATCGCACATAGGTCAAAATTACTATATTGGAGGAATCTTTAACGCTTCCAGTGGCATCATTACCCTGGGCACTCCCAAAGCCGACAAACTGAAATTAGTGGCTAAGGAACAGGACTCGGAACTTGATACTTTGACTGTTCAAACTCAGAACCTGCCACTGGCTCAGGTAACCGGGGTTTACGACAATGCCACGGGTACAGGTACCAATTACTACAGCGGGGGAAGTTTTGTTTCGGCTACCGGAGTCATCACCTTGGGGACGCCGTATGTAAAACTGAATACGGTAAGCCACGAGGAGGATTGGGCCTCCGATGATTACACACTCTATGCCCAGATAACACCGTTGTACCAAGTGATCAGCGTTTACGACAACCCTGCCGACACCGGAACGGAATATTATGCCGGGGGGACTTTTAACGAATCCTCAGGGCAGATCACCCTGGGCACGGCTTACGCCAATTATGGCAGCGCCCCGCTATATGTAAACTACAAATGGCGGGAAGCCTCGCCATTCCTTTATGTTGACTACAGCTATAAACTGAATAATGTGGTCACTAGCTACAAATACTACCATACCAAGACCGGGGTGGTGCCCACCGATTATACCAATCTGACCATTTCCGATCCCACCGGCCTAGAGGAAGTGGCCGGGGTTTACCGCCAGAGCGATACATTAATGTCAGGTACCGATTACTACATAGGCGGCAGTTTTGACAAGGGAACCGGCCAGATAATGCTGGCAACGCCGCTCCCGGATGACACCGCCGATTATTACCTGCGGGAAAATTATATGCTGGATATGGTCGGCACTCCCAACGACAGTTTCATCTGGCTGGGGATAGGGATCTGGCCGGACTACGACAAGGTGGTGGAGATAGTTGGGATCTATGATAACAGCTCCGGAACCGGCACCGATTACTTCGCTGGGGGCAGCTATGATCCGGTAACCGACCTGATCACACTAGGCACACCCTTTGACGGTGGAGACATGATGTCACCGGTCTTCATAACTTACCGTTACCTGAAACTGACCAACGCCCTGGTTAAGTATCATAGCAATGACCTGGGTTCCCAGAACGTGATGCTATCGGTGGGGCCGTGGAACATGAGTCCAGGAGATTCCGCTAAAGCGGTATTTGCGGTGGTGGCTGGTAACAGCCTGGCCGAGCTCCAGGCAACCTCTGACTCGGCCCTGTATATATGGAACAACCCGGGTGCGGCGGTAACCACTACCAAAGGCTCGGTTTCCGGGCAGGTGGCCCGCACTTTGGGCCGGGGTATGGTGGAAAATGCTGTGGTCACAGCCTATCAGGGTCCGACCCCGATTGATTCCGGTATCACCGATGGTACCGGGCGCTATTTTGTAGCCAACCTGGAGGCTGGTGCATATGATTCCCTAGTAGCAACTTCAACGGGATATTTACAGAGTGCAATTTTATTCAATGCCGACATCACTGCCGGGCAGGATACTACCGGCTTGGATTTTGTACTGACTTCAGTCAATGCTGGTCTCAGCGGCTACGTTTTCAGGTCCGACAGTTCTACTGCTGTGGCCGGAGCGTTGGTATTCCTGCAGGGAGTGAACTATGATAGCACTTTTACCGATATTGGCGGATATTATTCGTTCAAGTCCGTACTGACATCAACCACCGACAGTCTGCTGTTCTCTGCTCCCGGATGCGTGGCAGAGGTCATCGCCAACCTGAACCTTCAGGCAGACTCCGCCATGGCAGTAAACAAGGTACTGCATTCTGCCGGAGGCTGGCTAGACGGGCGGATCACCAAGTCCGACAGCTTGACCCCGGTGGCCAATGCCATAGTGAGCGTAACCGGACCGGTATCGGCCTCCGATACCACCGATGCTTCAGGTAATTATAGTTTTACCGGACTGGCGGCCGGAACCTATGATATCAGTATTACCGCCTCAGGATATGCCATGCAGAATATCTCGGGAATGGCCGTCCGGTCAGATTCCACTACTTGGGCGGATGCCAGCCTGTATCAGGAGTTCTCTTCCTCAGGCTTGGTCTGGGCGGTTAAAACCAAAATGCCGAACTGGCTTTTTGGATCTGCCTCCTGTCAGTTGGGGGGCAAAGTATATGTGTTCGGAGGCCGCGATTACGGTCTGGTCAAAAGGGCCGCATACCGATATGATCCTTCCGCCGATACTCTGGGGGGGACTCCCTGGGCGGCCTTGGCGGATATGCCCACCGCCCGTTACGGGCTGGGGTGCGCCGCCGTTGGGGACAGCATCATCTATGTCATCGGAGGGTATACTCAGGACAGTATAGCTTTGTCAACAATAGAGGCATACATACCTAACGACAATAGTTGGGTGACAGGACTGACAGGGATGCCCACACCCCGAGCGTTTATGGGTGTGACCAGTATCAAAGATTCGGTTTATGCAGTGGGAGGAGAAAACAATCTCATCGCCGGGCTGGATACCGTGGAGATTTATCTGTCTTCCAGCAATGTCTGGGTTACCAAAAAAGCCCTATTTGGCGGACCAGCCTTTGGGCGAAGCGGGGCTGTGGTTACAGCTTTGGACAGCCTGGGAGTAAAGCGGATTTACGCAACGGGTGGGAAAAAATTGGACGGTACCTTTTTAGCTGTTAATCAAAAATACAATCCTGTCACCAATACCTGGGGCACAAGGACTGCTTTAAGCTCTTCCGTAAGTTATGGAGCAGGAGCAGCGGTAAACGATTCCCTTTACCTAGTAGGAGGCAAAAACGGGTCCGGTTACCTTTCAGGAGCATACAGCTATAGCCCGTTCAGCAATACTTGGCTGGTTAATAATGCTTATCACACCGGCATCGCTCAGGCCTCGATCAGTTCACAGGATTCAATGGGATTCTGGGTTCTGGGCGGAATGACCAACGACGGTTTCATCAGCGACTCCATATATTTTGGCTACAAGCCGGGAGCCATAGAAGGCAATGTTACAATCTTTGGCACGCCGGTTACCGGAGTTACTGTCACTGCTTTAAAAGGATCTCAAGCAAAGAACAGTGAGCAAACTAAGGCTGATGGCAGCTACACCTTAGCAGGCTTGGAGCCGGGGAATTACGATGTCCACTTTTTCAAGACAGGTTCGGTGGATAGCACCATCAAGAACATTCAGGTAAAATGGGGACGGATAACCGGAGGAGTTAATGGTGTTGAAGGCAAACCTATCGTATTGGAACAGTACGGATTTAAACTGGGCCTGGCCTATCCCAATCCAGTCAATAACCAGACAACCATTAGTTATCAGTTGCCGGCCAAGTCAAACGTAGAGTTGTCGGTTTACAACGTACTGGGACAGAAGATCAAGGTGCTGGCTCAAGGTACCCAGAATCCAGGATGGCATTCGGTGATCTGGAACGGCAGGGACAATGGCGGACGGAAAGTGTCTAGCGGCATCTATCTTTACCGCTTGTCCTCAGGTTCAGGAAGCGCGGTTAAAAAACTGGTGGTGATAAGATAG
- a CDS encoding tyrosine--tRNA ligase produces MNAKEQLQIIKRGTLHLMPEETLLSKLEKAIKESKPLNIKYGADPSAPDLHLGHAVCFKKLKEFQDLGHRVIFVIGDFTAMIGDPTGRSETRKPLTREQVRDNAATYMEQVYLLLDREKTVVAYNNEWLSKLNLSDVINLSSKFTVARMLERDDFSKRHKNQASIGVHEFLYPVMVSYDSVHLKADVEAGGNDQLFNFLAGRELMQELGMEPQAVLTVPILVGTDGINKMSKSLGNYIAIKDSPKEMFGKTMSIPDSAILTYAQLAAFYGGEQLKKTKNRLEAGENPRNIKAQVARDIAAIYHGAARAEAASAEFDQMFRNGGLPENLTEHNPGADKVWIIKLITGAGCAKNSSEARRLIVQGGVHLDGEKITSIDAEVDIKNGAILKVGKRNFVKLKR; encoded by the coding sequence ATGAATGCCAAAGAACAATTGCAGATTATAAAACGGGGAACCCTCCACCTGATGCCGGAAGAGACCCTGTTATCAAAGCTTGAAAAGGCTATAAAGGAATCCAAACCTCTTAACATAAAATACGGGGCCGATCCTTCGGCACCGGACCTGCACCTGGGGCATGCGGTCTGTTTCAAGAAACTGAAGGAATTCCAGGATCTGGGGCACCGGGTCATTTTCGTGATCGGCGATTTTACCGCTATGATCGGCGATCCTACCGGGCGTTCTGAGACCCGCAAACCGCTGACCCGGGAACAAGTCCGGGATAACGCGGCCACTTACATGGAGCAAGTGTACCTGCTGCTGGATCGGGAAAAGACAGTAGTGGCCTATAATAATGAATGGCTGTCAAAACTCAACCTAAGCGACGTCATCAATCTCAGCTCCAAGTTCACCGTGGCCCGGATGCTGGAGCGAGACGACTTCAGCAAGCGTCACAAAAACCAGGCTTCGATCGGGGTCCACGAATTCCTATATCCGGTGATGGTCTCCTATGACTCGGTTCATCTCAAGGCCGACGTGGAAGCCGGGGGCAACGACCAGCTGTTCAACTTTTTGGCCGGCCGGGAGCTGATGCAGGAACTGGGGATGGAGCCCCAGGCGGTCCTGACGGTGCCGATTCTGGTGGGGACCGACGGCATCAACAAGATGAGCAAATCGCTGGGCAATTATATCGCCATCAAGGACAGCCCCAAGGAGATGTTCGGCAAGACCATGTCCATACCGGATTCCGCCATTTTGACCTATGCCCAGCTGGCGGCCTTTTACGGCGGCGAGCAGCTGAAAAAAACAAAAAACCGACTGGAAGCCGGGGAAAATCCCCGGAACATCAAGGCCCAGGTCGCCCGGGACATCGCGGCCATCTATCACGGCGCCGCCAGGGCGGAGGCGGCCTCGGCCGAGTTCGATCAGATGTTCCGGAACGGCGGGCTGCCGGAGAACCTTACCGAACACAACCCCGGAGCCGACAAAGTGTGGATCATAAAATTGATCACCGGGGCGGGCTGCGCCAAGAACAGTTCCGAGGCCCGGCGGCTGATAGTGCAGGGCGGGGTTCATCTGGACGGAGAAAAGATCACCAGCATTGACGCGGAGGTGGACATAAAGAACGGGGCCATCCTTAAGGTCGGCAAGAGGAATTTTGTAAAGTTGAAAAGATGA